The following proteins are co-located in the Primulina tabacum isolate GXHZ01 chromosome 11, ASM2559414v2, whole genome shotgun sequence genome:
- the LOC142518621 gene encoding F-box protein PP2-A12-like has product MGLSFSFMDQNGGSAAGPSPEPGLGDLPESCVASVLVYLDPLQICRIAGLNRAFRGASYADFVWESKLPVNFNSVLQRVFGEEDGVFCEGSCKRDIYSTLCRPNTFDGGTKKVWLDKSTGKTFMSISSNGLSVTGIDDRRYWSRIPTEESRFQSVAYLQQIWWFQVDGEIEFPFPPGTYSLFFRLHLGRAQKRFGRRVCNSEHVHGWEKKPVRFHISTSEGQKATKQCYLKEPGKWIHYHAGNFVVPNSCRSMRVKFSMTQIDCTHTKGGLCLDSVLVYPVEYRERLQHF; this is encoded by the exons ATGGGTTTATCGTTCTCTTTCATGGATCAAAATGGGGGCTCCGCCGCGGGCCCGTCGCCGGAGCCGGGGCTGGGTGACTTGCCGGAGAGCTGCGTGGCGTCGGTGCTGGTTTATCTAGACCCTCTGCAGATCTGCAGGATCGCGGGCTTGAACAGGGCTTTCAGGGGGGCGTCGTACGCGGATTTTGTTTGGGAGTCCAAGCTGCCTGTGAATTTTAATTCTGTTTTACAAAGGGTTTTTGGTGAGGAAGATGGTGTTTTTTGTGAGGGTTCGTGTAAAAGGGATATCTATTCCACGCTTTGTAGGCCGAATACTTTTGATGGTGGTACCAAG AAAGTGTGGTTGGATAAGTCCACAGGCAAGACTTTTATGTCAATATCATCCAATGGATTGTCGGTTACAGGGATTGATGACAGGAGATACTGGAGTCGAATTCCAACCGAAGAATCGAG GTTCCAATCTGTTGCATATCTCCAGCAAATATGGTGGTTCCAAGTCGATGGTGAGATCGAGTTCCCATTCCCACCCGGCACCTACAGCCTCTTTTTCCGTCTCCATCTGGGACGCGCCCAAAAGAGATTTGGAAGGCGTGTTTGCAACTCAGAACATGTGCACGGTTGGGAAAAAAAACCTGTTCGATTCCATATCTCAACTTCTGAAGGCCAGAAGGCAACAAAACAATGTTACCTGAAAGAACCTGGAAAATGGATTCATTATCATGCTGGGAATTTCGTCGTCCCAAATTCTTGCAGATCGATGAGAGTCAAGTTTTCGATGACTCAGATAGATTGTACGCACACAAAAGGCGGTCTTTGTTTAGATTCTGTGCTTGTGTATCCTGTGGAGTATAGGGAAAGGTTGCAGCATTTTTAA